In one Vagococcus entomophilus genomic region, the following are encoded:
- the brnQ gene encoding branched-chain amino acid transport system II carrier protein, which yields MTKKISLGNYLALGSMLFGLFFGAGNLIFPVHMGQEAGSHVALATLGFLVTGVGLPFLGVIAIGFSKSQGLHDLASRIHPLYGTVFTLLLYLTIGPFFALPRTATVSFEISFSNYATHPQQALFLFTALFFIVALIFSLYPGKIMVWIGKILNPLFLVFLALLIGKAFLIPMGTVHNITPIGDYGTHPFLTGFTEGYNTMDALASLAFGIIVIQALKDLGVEKPKQIAVDTFKSGIITLILMSIIYGSLAYIGTFSSQQFAVSKNGGIALAQIAHYYFGSAGSILLAVIVTLACLKTAIGLITACGETFHQLFPKIPYKLLVVGISLFSVCVANFGLTELIQISLPMLMFLYPLAITLIFLALFSPLFNHQRIVYVMTTIFTLIPALIEGLKTLPPIISKQPEVFRLTQFFDQLFPFSSLGMNWVIPALLGLSTGLILSINSHKPTIHRT from the coding sequence ATGACAAAAAAAATATCTCTAGGAAACTATCTTGCTTTAGGCTCTATGTTATTCGGTTTATTTTTTGGAGCAGGAAATTTAATTTTCCCTGTTCACATGGGACAAGAAGCAGGCAGTCATGTTGCCCTTGCAACACTTGGTTTTTTGGTCACTGGTGTAGGGCTGCCATTTCTTGGGGTGATTGCGATTGGTTTTTCTAAAAGTCAAGGTCTTCACGATCTAGCGAGTCGCATCCATCCATTATATGGGACTGTCTTTACGTTGCTGTTGTATCTAACAATCGGACCTTTCTTTGCCTTACCTAGGACCGCTACTGTGTCTTTTGAGATTAGTTTTTCAAATTATGCAACTCATCCACAACAGGCACTTTTTCTTTTTACTGCTTTATTTTTTATTGTTGCGTTAATATTTTCTCTATATCCAGGAAAAATTATGGTTTGGATTGGGAAAATTTTAAATCCGCTTTTCTTAGTCTTCCTTGCCCTTCTAATTGGAAAAGCCTTTCTAATACCGATGGGGACTGTTCACAACATTACTCCTATTGGTGATTATGGGACACATCCTTTTCTAACTGGCTTTACAGAAGGATATAACACAATGGATGCACTTGCTTCTTTGGCATTTGGAATCATTGTGATTCAAGCATTAAAAGATCTTGGTGTAGAAAAACCCAAACAGATTGCTGTAGACACTTTCAAGTCCGGCATTATTACGCTCATATTAATGAGTATTATTTACGGAAGTTTGGCCTATATTGGAACATTTAGTAGCCAACAATTTGCGGTTTCTAAAAATGGGGGGATCGCCCTCGCTCAAATCGCTCATTACTATTTTGGTTCAGCTGGTAGTATTTTATTAGCGGTAATTGTCACGCTTGCTTGTTTAAAGACAGCGATTGGCCTTATCACTGCTTGTGGTGAAACCTTTCATCAACTATTCCCCAAAATACCTTACAAGCTACTTGTTGTGGGCATTAGTCTATTTAGCGTCTGTGTGGCAAACTTTGGCTTAACAGAATTAATTCAAATTTCACTACCGATGTTGATGTTTTTGTATCCACTTGCGATTACTTTGATTTTTCTCGCACTGTTTTCTCCATTGTTTAACCATCAACGGATCGTGTATGTGATGACTACCATTTTCACACTCATTCCTGCCTTGATAGAAGGGCTAAAAACGTTGCCTCCTATCATCAGCAAGCAACCTGAAGTATTCAGGCTCACACAATTTTTCGATCAGCTATTTCCCTTTTCTAGTTTAGGTATGAATTGGGTGATTCCTGCTCTGTTAGGTCTTTCTACTGGTTTGATTTTATCCATTAATTCTCACAAACCCACTATCCATAGAACTTAA
- a CDS encoding TetR/AcrR family transcriptional regulator, with protein sequence MPTKTYFGLPKEKQQRLLDAAKEEFTRASIQEASIANIVKLAGIPRGSFYQYFEDKEDLYFYLFSELKRSSSQTLEKILKEADGDLFVAMETYFSFFIQALFFGENAGFYKNFFVHMDYRSSNRLSPEMVEKREHIHRKHRKEHHLKNQVVIDLVDKSKLTISDNEEVKMLFRLLVSFMFATVNHAYKDKERGKEPDIEELKEEFSKKINWLKYGVYQSKTEKSEE encoded by the coding sequence ATGCCAACAAAAACTTACTTTGGCTTACCAAAAGAAAAGCAACAACGTTTGTTAGATGCTGCAAAAGAGGAATTCACACGTGCTTCCATTCAAGAAGCATCCATTGCGAATATTGTGAAATTAGCTGGAATTCCAAGAGGAAGCTTTTATCAATATTTTGAAGATAAGGAAGATTTATACTTTTACTTATTTTCTGAGCTAAAAAGAAGTAGCAGTCAAACATTAGAAAAAATTTTAAAAGAAGCAGATGGAGACTTATTTGTTGCGATGGAAACTTATTTTTCTTTTTTTATTCAAGCATTATTTTTTGGAGAAAATGCAGGATTTTATAAGAACTTTTTTGTACATATGGATTATCGTAGCAGTAACCGATTATCGCCTGAAATGGTAGAAAAAAGAGAGCATATTCACCGCAAGCATCGCAAAGAACATCATTTGAAGAATCAAGTCGTGATTGACTTGGTAGATAAGAGTAAATTAACCATTTCGGATAATGAAGAAGTTAAAATGCTGTTTCGTTTACTGGTATCTTTTATGTTTGCAACGGTTAACCATGCGTATAAGGATAAAGAACGGGGCAAAGAACCCGATATTGAAGAATTAAAAGAAGAGTTTTCTAAAAAAATAAATTGGCTGAAATATGGAGTCTATCAATCTAAAACAGAAAAGAGTGAAGAATAA
- a CDS encoding ABC transporter ATP-binding protein, with the protein MIKMVKKMSKLAIFMALGFMIIQVISDLYLPTLTSNIINKGVVKGDIDYIWQIGFVMMGFSLLSIIAAIGNTFFASREAQKLGKKLRSEIYKKVEYASNDQFDKIGTASLITRTTNDVNQIQMVTQMGLRLMINAPITLVGASFMAYHKDPKLTQVFLVVIPLMAIFVGGIMYFAVPLFKSMQKKTDHLNLVFREGLTGVRVVRAFNRSKYEEKRFDGANQDYTNTAIKVNTIVSFMIPIVTLIMSGTNVAIVWFGGHYISTGDLEVGNLIAFMTYAMQILMSFMMLTMIFVFIPRAQASAVRINEVLDMKETVADPIHTQSNDTTKAASLVFEQVHYRYEGAENLALEKIDFQAKRGQTVAIIGGTGSGKSTLVNLIPRFYDVESGSVRVNDADVRELKKHNLRQQIGLVPQKAVLFTGTIRENMCYGKPDATDEEIWKALEIAQAKEFVSGLAEGLDSHVEQGGGNFSGGQRQRLCIARALIKPAEIYAFDDSFSALDFKTDAALRKALQENVTESIVVIVAQRISTVVDADIILVLDEGKLVGKGTHQELKETCATYQEIISSQLREEEIA; encoded by the coding sequence ATGATAAAAATGGTCAAAAAGATGTCCAAATTAGCCATTTTTATGGCATTGGGGTTTATGATTATACAAGTCATTAGTGACTTGTATTTGCCCACACTGACGTCCAATATCATCAACAAAGGAGTTGTCAAAGGTGATATTGACTACATTTGGCAAATTGGTTTTGTCATGATGGGTTTTTCCTTATTGAGTATTATTGCTGCAATTGGGAACACTTTTTTTGCTTCTAGAGAGGCACAAAAACTAGGGAAAAAGTTACGTTCTGAGATTTATAAAAAAGTAGAGTACGCATCCAATGATCAATTTGATAAAATTGGCACGGCTTCTCTGATTACAAGAACGACAAACGATGTCAACCAAATCCAAATGGTAACCCAAATGGGACTTAGACTGATGATTAATGCCCCGATAACTTTAGTAGGTGCAAGTTTTATGGCGTATCATAAAGATCCTAAGCTGACACAGGTATTCTTAGTTGTCATTCCATTAATGGCTATTTTTGTTGGTGGGATCATGTATTTTGCTGTGCCGTTATTTAAAAGCATGCAAAAGAAAACCGATCATTTAAATCTTGTATTCCGTGAAGGGTTAACAGGGGTGCGTGTTGTTCGTGCATTTAATCGTTCAAAATATGAAGAAAAACGCTTTGATGGGGCGAATCAAGACTACACGAATACTGCGATTAAGGTAAATACGATTGTTTCCTTTATGATCCCAATTGTCACGCTAATCATGAGCGGAACCAATGTGGCGATTGTATGGTTTGGTGGACATTATATCTCCACTGGGGATCTAGAAGTTGGGAATTTGATTGCATTTATGACGTATGCGATGCAAATTCTGATGAGCTTTATGATGTTAACGATGATTTTTGTATTTATTCCACGTGCACAAGCTTCTGCGGTGCGGATCAATGAAGTTTTAGACATGAAAGAAACAGTAGCAGATCCGATACACACACAATCAAATGACACAACTAAAGCAGCAAGTCTTGTTTTTGAGCAGGTTCATTACCGGTACGAAGGTGCTGAGAATTTAGCTTTAGAAAAAATTGACTTTCAGGCTAAAAGAGGTCAAACGGTTGCGATTATTGGTGGAACGGGTTCGGGTAAGTCAACGTTAGTGAATTTAATCCCACGTTTCTATGATGTAGAAAGCGGTAGTGTACGCGTGAATGATGCTGATGTAAGAGAACTAAAAAAACATAATCTGCGCCAGCAAATAGGATTGGTTCCTCAAAAAGCAGTGTTATTTACAGGAACCATTCGAGAAAATATGTGTTATGGCAAACCAGATGCCACAGATGAAGAAATCTGGAAGGCGTTAGAAATTGCCCAGGCAAAAGAATTTGTTTCTGGATTAGCAGAAGGGTTAGATAGCCACGTAGAGCAAGGGGGAGGCAACTTTTCTGGTGGGCAGCGTCAGCGCCTGTGTATTGCGCGTGCTTTAATCAAGCCAGCAGAAATCTATGCTTTTGATGATTCATTTTCAGCACTTGACTTTAAAACGGATGCAGCGTTGAGAAAAGCGTTACAAGAAAATGTCACAGAGTCCATTGTGGTGATTGTGGCACAAAGAATCAGTACAGTCGTAGATGCAGATATTATCTTGGTATTAGATGAAGGAAAATTGGTAGGAAAAGGAACCCACCAAGAGTTGAAAGAAACGTGTGCAACGTATCAAGAAATCATTTCTTCACAACTAAGAGAGGAGGAGATTGCATGA
- a CDS encoding ABC transporter ATP-binding protein yields MSKQMTPKGPRPGGHGGGPGAALGRKGEKPKNLGKTTKRLLKYMSSKVYLIVLVFLLAIASTIFQIGAPKILGKATTEVFKGVQAGYAQIKQGAHLDKLPIDFDKVAQILFVVIAMYLCSAVFSFLQQFIMTRVSQRTVYQLRKDLKEKMSVVPIHYYDTHNNGDILSRAINDMDNIASTLQQSLTQFVTSIVTFVGVLIMMLTISWQLTLVALCTVPLSLVVVMIVAPKSQKYFSKQQKSLGLLNNQVEETYGGHVVVKSFNHEQEAIAIFEEQNEELYQSGWKAQFISAMIMPLMNFVKNLGYVFIAVLGGIKVANGNMSIGDVQAFLQYTNQFSQPITQIANLINTIQSTIASAERVFEVLDEQIMLDEPSGYPEEKGTDNKIAFESVQFGYSPEKLLMTDFSLEVKKGQMVAIVGPTGAGKTTLINLLERFYDVSGGSIKLDGKDTRDLSREALRGHFSMVLQDTWLFTGSIYDNIHYGNEHATKEQVYEAAKAAHADEFIRRLPEGYDTVLNEEASNISQGQRQLVTIARAFLANPEILILDEATSSVDTRTEILIQKAMNRLLERRTSFVVAHRLSTIRDADNIIVMNNGSIMETGTHDVLMAKNGFYADLYNSQFSGNIAI; encoded by the coding sequence ATGAGCAAACAAATGACACCAAAAGGACCAAGACCTGGAGGCCATGGTGGTGGACCTGGTGCAGCTTTGGGTAGAAAAGGTGAGAAACCTAAAAATTTAGGAAAAACCACCAAACGTTTGTTAAAATATATGTCTTCTAAAGTTTATTTAATTGTGCTCGTTTTTTTACTTGCAATTGCATCAACTATTTTTCAAATCGGAGCGCCGAAGATTTTAGGTAAAGCCACAACAGAAGTTTTTAAGGGCGTTCAGGCGGGATATGCGCAAATCAAACAAGGTGCCCATCTGGATAAATTGCCAATTGATTTTGATAAAGTGGCACAGATTCTCTTTGTTGTGATTGCGATGTATTTATGTTCAGCAGTTTTTAGTTTCTTACAGCAATTTATTATGACAAGAGTTTCACAACGTACCGTATATCAGTTACGAAAAGATTTGAAAGAAAAAATGTCGGTTGTCCCGATTCATTATTATGATACCCACAATAATGGTGATATTTTATCTCGTGCGATTAATGACATGGATAATATTGCCAGTACGTTGCAACAAAGCTTGACGCAGTTTGTGACAAGTATCGTGACCTTTGTTGGTGTGCTGATTATGATGTTAACCATTAGTTGGCAACTAACATTAGTCGCTTTGTGTACAGTACCGCTTAGTTTGGTCGTAGTCATGATTGTGGCACCAAAGTCGCAAAAATATTTTTCAAAGCAACAAAAAAGCTTAGGCTTACTGAATAACCAAGTAGAGGAAACCTATGGTGGGCACGTCGTGGTGAAAAGTTTTAATCATGAACAAGAAGCAATTGCAATTTTTGAAGAGCAAAACGAAGAATTGTACCAGTCAGGCTGGAAAGCACAATTCATCTCGGCAATGATTATGCCATTGATGAACTTTGTTAAAAATTTAGGATACGTGTTTATTGCTGTATTGGGTGGAATCAAGGTCGCAAATGGGAATATGAGTATTGGGGATGTACAGGCTTTCTTACAGTACACCAATCAATTTTCACAACCGATTACCCAAATTGCTAATTTAATTAATACAATCCAATCTACTATTGCTTCAGCAGAGCGTGTGTTTGAAGTCTTAGACGAGCAGATCATGCTAGATGAACCTTCTGGATATCCTGAGGAAAAAGGAACAGATAATAAGATTGCTTTTGAATCTGTTCAGTTTGGTTATAGCCCAGAAAAATTACTCATGACGGACTTTAGTTTAGAAGTTAAAAAAGGCCAAATGGTTGCTATTGTGGGGCCAACTGGTGCGGGGAAAACTACGCTGATCAACTTACTAGAACGTTTTTATGATGTCAGCGGCGGAAGTATCAAGCTAGACGGAAAAGATACCCGCGATTTGTCACGTGAGGCCTTACGTGGACATTTTTCAATGGTACTTCAAGATACATGGTTATTTACAGGTTCGATTTATGACAATATTCATTATGGCAATGAACATGCGACAAAAGAGCAAGTCTATGAAGCAGCTAAAGCCGCACACGCAGATGAATTTATTCGTCGCTTACCAGAAGGGTACGATACAGTATTAAACGAAGAAGCTTCTAATATTTCACAAGGGCAAAGACAATTAGTAACCATAGCCCGTGCGTTTCTAGCAAATCCTGAAATTTTGATTTTGGATGAAGCCACTTCAAGTGTAGACACACGGACAGAAATCTTAATCCAAAAAGCAATGAATCGCTTACTGGAACGCAGAACGAGTTTTGTAGTCGCTCATCGATTATCTACAATTCGAGATGCGGACAATATTATTGTGATGAACAATGGTTCGATTATGGAAACGGGAACGCATGATGTATTGATGGCCAAGAATGGTTTTTATGCTGACCTATATAATAGTCAATTTAGTGGAAATATTGCGATTTAA
- a CDS encoding PadR family transcriptional regulator yields the protein MEKTQMLKGILEGAILAILTKEEIYGYEMVKRLEAYGLNSVSDGSIYPVLLKLQKQGHIEGIKKKSSEGPTRKYYYLTDQGKKELTHFKKQWQELAAGVNHLLEE from the coding sequence ATGGAAAAAACACAGATGTTGAAAGGAATATTGGAAGGAGCCATTTTAGCTATCCTCACAAAAGAAGAAATTTATGGGTACGAGATGGTCAAAAGATTAGAGGCTTACGGGTTGAACTCTGTTAGTGATGGCAGTATCTATCCCGTGTTACTCAAGCTACAAAAGCAAGGACATATAGAAGGGATAAAAAAGAAATCAAGCGAAGGTCCCACTAGAAAATATTACTATTTAACGGATCAAGGGAAAAAAGAGCTCACTCATTTTAAAAAACAGTGGCAGGAATTAGCTGCGGGAGTCAATCATTTGTTAGAAGAATAA
- a CDS encoding serine hydrolase domain-containing protein encodes MYTKTKKFIDCLQHEGIFPGASFAFIQNNQIEQHTQGYAQIMPQKVPLEKEMLFDVASLTKVICTTTMILKLVELGKINIENPLHQYLPEFKDTSITIRQLLTHTSDIQSYIPNRDALSAHELKKAMLALPAGKQMDKQVVYTDTGMILLGFLLEKIYQKPLQTIFKEEVLDGIGMNQSGFGPINAKKCVATENHPLRGVIRGEVHDPKAYTLGVHCGSAGLFTTLKDMISFVNVYLGEGKTKTGREFLKSSTIKSLATDWTTSGNLGRSLGWSLLDNPVGKRPLLYHSGYTGTFVIIDCLQKSSFIFLSNRVHPVDQRAKYLKKRNQLIDVYLNEKLFYSQA; translated from the coding sequence ATGTATACTAAGACCAAAAAGTTTATTGATTGTTTGCAGCATGAAGGGATTTTTCCAGGAGCCAGTTTTGCTTTTATCCAAAATAATCAGATAGAGCAACATACTCAAGGGTATGCACAAATCATGCCACAAAAAGTTCCATTAGAAAAAGAGATGTTATTTGATGTAGCCTCTTTGACCAAAGTGATTTGTACGACAACTATGATACTAAAATTAGTAGAATTAGGCAAAATCAATATCGAAAATCCGTTACATCAATACTTACCAGAGTTTAAAGATACGAGCATTACGATTCGCCAGCTGTTAACGCATACCTCAGACATCCAGTCCTACATTCCCAACCGTGACGCGCTATCTGCTCATGAGCTGAAAAAGGCGATGCTTGCTCTTCCGGCTGGAAAGCAAATGGATAAACAGGTTGTATACACAGATACAGGGATGATTTTGCTTGGTTTTTTACTTGAGAAAATCTATCAAAAGCCACTACAAACTATTTTTAAAGAAGAAGTGTTAGACGGTATTGGGATGAATCAGAGTGGCTTTGGACCAATCAATGCAAAAAAATGTGTGGCGACTGAAAATCATCCGCTTAGAGGCGTAATTAGAGGAGAAGTTCATGATCCAAAAGCATATACTTTAGGTGTTCATTGTGGAAGTGCAGGTCTTTTTACGACGTTAAAAGATATGATTTCTTTTGTAAATGTCTATCTAGGTGAAGGAAAGACAAAAACTGGAAGGGAATTTTTAAAATCAAGCACAATCAAAAGTTTGGCAACAGACTGGACCACTAGTGGTAATTTAGGCAGATCTCTTGGTTGGTCATTGCTAGATAATCCAGTAGGCAAACGACCACTCCTCTATCATTCTGGCTACACGGGAACGTTTGTCATTATTGATTGTCTACAAAAGTCGAGTTTTATTTTCTTATCTAACCGAGTTCATCCAGTAGATCAAAGAGCGAAGTATTTGAAAAAACGTAATCAATTAATAGATGTCTATTTAAATGAAAAATTGTTTTATAGTCAAGCTTAA
- the manA gene encoding mannose-6-phosphate isomerase, class I translates to MNEPLFLKPVFQEKIWGGQKLKTVFDYQIPSKPIGECWAISAHPHGTCMIENGEYKGQKLDELWANHPELFDQVGKGVFPLLTKILDAEDDLSVQVHPDDAYGLKHEGELGKTECWYIIDAEPDAEIIYGHHAKSKAELKEWIEKGEWEQLLRRIKVKKGEFYFVPSGTIHAIGKGVMILETQQSSDTTYRVYDYDRTDDTGQKRALHIRQSIDVTTVPHVDPILNIQEERKGDSAVTCFIESDFFNVYEWYVNGKLVLKKQAPYTLVSVLSGVGVLKLADGKQNYAIEKGAHFILPAGIKEWQIEGEVQLIASEPGSKNR, encoded by the coding sequence ATGAATGAACCACTATTTTTAAAGCCAGTATTTCAAGAAAAAATCTGGGGAGGGCAAAAATTAAAAACGGTTTTTGACTATCAAATTCCAAGCAAACCGATTGGAGAGTGTTGGGCGATAAGTGCTCATCCACATGGAACATGCATGATTGAAAATGGTGAGTATAAAGGACAAAAATTAGATGAATTATGGGCAAATCATCCAGAATTATTTGATCAAGTGGGCAAAGGGGTATTTCCACTTCTAACCAAAATATTAGATGCAGAGGATGATTTATCGGTACAAGTTCACCCAGATGATGCTTATGGACTAAAACATGAAGGAGAGCTAGGCAAAACAGAATGTTGGTATATCATTGATGCAGAGCCAGATGCAGAAATTATTTACGGGCATCATGCAAAAAGTAAAGCGGAACTAAAAGAGTGGATTGAAAAGGGAGAATGGGAGCAGTTGCTGCGCCGAATAAAAGTTAAAAAGGGTGAATTTTATTTTGTGCCTAGTGGCACGATACATGCGATTGGAAAAGGTGTAATGATTTTAGAAACACAGCAAAGTAGTGATACTACCTACCGAGTATACGACTATGATCGCACAGATGATACTGGACAAAAAAGAGCATTACATATTAGACAATCAATCGACGTGACAACTGTACCGCACGTCGATCCAATCCTCAATATTCAGGAAGAACGAAAAGGAGATTCAGCCGTTACTTGTTTTATTGAATCCGATTTCTTTAATGTATATGAGTGGTATGTTAATGGGAAACTGGTATTGAAAAAACAAGCACCCTATACGTTGGTGAGTGTATTATCAGGAGTAGGTGTTTTAAAACTTGCAGATGGCAAGCAAAATTACGCCATTGAGAAAGGGGCTCATTTTATTTTGCCAGCAGGAATAAAAGAGTGGCAAATAGAAGGGGAGGTCCAACTGATTGCTTCTGAACCTGGAAGTAAGAATAGATAA
- a CDS encoding type 1 glutamine amidotransferase, with product MSQFSLSVCHLYGNLLNTYGDNGNMLMLQYCAKKMGVQFDSEIVSIYEPFDPKKYDIVFFGGGQDYEQMIVSKDILTKKSELTEYIEQEGVMLAICGGYQMLGHYYIGANGEKIPGIGALDHYTLSQDNHRFIGDIVIYNETFDEKYYGFENHNGRTFTGNDEKPLGKIIQGNGNNGEDGYEGVIYKNTFCSYFHGPILARNQNLAIRLLTIALKQKYGDAFTPPNSL from the coding sequence ATGAGCCAATTCTCACTTTCTGTCTGTCATCTCTATGGGAACTTGCTCAATACTTATGGAGATAATGGGAACATGCTGATGCTTCAGTACTGTGCCAAAAAAATGGGGGTTCAGTTTGATTCTGAAATCGTCAGTATCTATGAGCCCTTCGATCCAAAAAAATATGACATCGTCTTTTTTGGTGGCGGTCAAGACTACGAGCAGATGATTGTTTCAAAGGATATTCTCACAAAAAAATCAGAACTCACAGAGTATATCGAGCAAGAGGGTGTCATGCTCGCTATATGTGGTGGCTATCAAATGCTTGGGCACTACTATATTGGTGCAAATGGAGAAAAAATCCCTGGTATTGGTGCATTAGATCACTACACCTTAAGTCAAGATAATCATCGTTTTATTGGAGATATTGTGATTTATAACGAAACATTTGATGAAAAATATTATGGCTTTGAAAATCACAACGGCCGTACATTTACAGGAAATGATGAAAAACCATTAGGAAAAATCATTCAAGGAAATGGAAATAATGGGGAAGATGGATACGAGGGAGTGATTTATAAGAATACTTTTTGTTCTTACTTTCATGGACCAATCTTAGCACGTAATCAAAATTTAGCGATTCGCTTGCTCACCATTGCGCTCAAACAAAAATACGGGGACGCCTTCACGCCACCAAACTCGCTATAA
- a CDS encoding Mur ligase family protein, whose translation MSLRSQFAVTVGKSSQWFLRTFLKGGSSLPGKIALKIDPKILQHLAKDYEVVVVTGTNGKTLTTALTVNILKQEVENVVTNPTGANMEQGIVSTFLQAKGKKGERKFAVLEIDEASLSKVTKYIQPKLFLFTNIFRDQMDRYGEIYTTYKLIVDGAKNAPDATILCNGDAPIFNSVATINPRKYYGFNHQKDGEFIAHHNTDGILCPKCQHILHYKMITYSNLGKYYCPNCDFKRPELDYKLTELTDMTNHSAHFIIDHEAYGIEVGGMYNVYNALAATAVAKHYGVSPEKIRAGLAYDEKVFGRQEVIQIDDKKCTLVLVKNPVGLNQVIDMIGLAPQPLSLVSLLNANYADGIDVSWIWDGNHEAFAQMDIPQVIVGGDRHTDMALRMKVAGIAEDKLLEIEDIPSVIDQIKKLPTKNVYILATYTAVLQLRKELANRHYIKGGM comes from the coding sequence ATGAGTCTAAGAAGTCAATTTGCGGTTACTGTTGGGAAATCTTCCCAATGGTTCTTACGCACTTTTCTAAAAGGAGGCAGTAGTCTTCCAGGGAAAATTGCTTTAAAAATTGATCCTAAAATATTACAACATCTTGCCAAGGATTATGAAGTTGTGGTCGTCACCGGTACAAATGGAAAAACCCTTACCACTGCCTTGACCGTTAACATTTTAAAACAAGAAGTCGAAAATGTTGTGACCAATCCTACTGGGGCAAACATGGAGCAAGGAATTGTTTCTACTTTTTTACAAGCCAAAGGAAAAAAAGGAGAAAGAAAATTTGCAGTTTTGGAGATTGATGAAGCCAGTCTGAGTAAAGTAACAAAATATATTCAGCCGAAACTTTTCTTATTTACAAATATATTTCGTGATCAAATGGACCGTTATGGAGAAATCTATACCACTTACAAATTGATTGTTGATGGGGCGAAAAATGCACCTGATGCTACGATTCTCTGTAACGGAGATGCGCCTATTTTCAATTCAGTTGCGACAATTAATCCTAGAAAATATTATGGTTTTAATCATCAAAAAGATGGGGAATTTATTGCTCATCATAATACCGATGGGATACTTTGTCCAAAATGTCAACACATTTTGCATTATAAAATGATTACTTATAGTAACCTTGGAAAATATTATTGTCCAAACTGTGATTTTAAGCGGCCTGAACTCGATTACAAGTTGACTGAGCTGACCGATATGACGAATCATTCCGCTCATTTTATCATTGATCATGAGGCATACGGAATTGAAGTTGGCGGAATGTACAATGTTTATAACGCTTTAGCTGCAACTGCTGTTGCTAAACATTATGGCGTCTCTCCTGAAAAAATTCGTGCAGGGTTGGCCTATGACGAAAAAGTGTTTGGTCGTCAAGAAGTTATTCAAATTGATGACAAAAAATGCACCCTCGTACTTGTAAAAAACCCTGTTGGGCTCAATCAAGTAATTGATATGATTGGCTTAGCCCCCCAACCGCTTTCACTTGTGAGTTTACTTAATGCAAATTACGCAGACGGTATTGACGTAAGTTGGATCTGGGATGGCAACCACGAGGCCTTTGCCCAAATGGATATTCCCCAAGTGATTGTCGGAGGAGACCGTCATACAGATATGGCGCTACGCATGAAAGTTGCTGGAATTGCTGAAGATAAGCTGTTAGAGATAGAAGATATCCCAAGTGTTATCGACCAAATCAAAAAACTACCAACAAAAAATGTCTATATCCTTGCTACCTATACAGCCGTTTTACAACTAAGAAAAGAACTCGCAAATCGTCATTACATTAAAGGAGGTATGTAG